A single window of Dermacentor albipictus isolate Rhodes 1998 colony chromosome 1, USDA_Dalb.pri_finalv2, whole genome shotgun sequence DNA harbors:
- the LOC139054742 gene encoding uncharacterized protein encodes MTPKDLTRRRGSNESVCKMAPQRGRLRESAACLVSSCPIVCLSVNQLFSNLRCVWSISGHHQVDLEKSCTASKADGCFHLEELSQWNNFLWVVSIKLREEQLGLACLCGSVVSLAFNTRLRRSFILVHWPLMQHLSTEFLELLESRMSPKQSQLRDGLELSEHLRHARLCCHLLDDPTTEQVDTLHSIVTTLDPLDIVSVRFSSVGVSMSCELLDKCDVMLTHVFFEKWTDVPDTQALMC; translated from the exons ATGACGCCGAAGGACTTGACACGACGGCGAGGCTCCAACGAAAGC GTCTGCAAGATGGCACCACAGCGCGGCCGCCTGCGAGAGTCGGCTGCGTGCCTTGTCAGCAGCTGTCCCATCGTGTGCCTGTCGGTCAACCAGCTCTTCTCCAACCTTCGCTGCGTGTGGAGCATCTCGGGCCATCACCAGGTGGACCTCGAGAAGTCATGTACGGCCAGCAAAGCCGACGGGTGCTTCCACCTTGAGGAGCTGTCCCAATGGAACAACTTCCTGTGGGTCGTCAGCATCAAGCTACGCGAAGAACAGCTGGGCCTGGCTTGCCTGTGCGGAAGCGTGGTGTCTTTGGCCTTCAACACGCGGCTCAGGCGGTCCTTCATTCTGGTTCATTGGCCGCTTATGCAGCACCTTTCCACCGAGTTCCTGGAGCTGCTCGAGTCACGGATGTCACCAAAGCAGTCCCAGTTACGGGACGGCCTCGAGCTTAGCGAACACCTGAGGCACGCCAGGCTCTGTTGCCACCTGTTGGACGATCCGACCACGGAGCAGGTGGACACGCTCCACTCCATAGTGACCACGCTCGACCCACTAGACATAGTGAGCGTGCGCTTTTCGAGCGTGGGCGTGAGCATGTCGTGTGAGCTGCTCGACAAGTGCGACGTCATGCTCACGCACGTCTTCTTCGAGAAATGGACCGACGTGCCCGATACGCAGGCTTTGATGTGCTGA
- the LOC139060359 gene encoding uncharacterized protein has protein sequence MEHQRSQCGEPPVDEIKLIPLKCYGRGHKLVPLDELPLFQYLKRQAALQGEAAAGERGSAPQEHHHSPDQLSDAEHNKDIGSSDGSHEMPLGAPALNVGLELMQPAQERSEVLCQPSTSQQSPGPQSLPLADRHRYIPHTSGPPTSCDHQTDRPSRHSSGSDCHGGARRKMPATSPTRGQDVSRSARKAQPPAKKAALDHPKDHSSWAEFFPKGVTRDPIDDSEGDLSICRDAEAQHCESDSPSTGGKPAAAVKDEPMETEESEEPKKDEVESEDYKMARDPVFLVHPQSEAACIALGELIQGDTAKKDKGAQDEGN, from the exons ATGGAGCATCAGCGCAGTCAGTGTGGTGAACCCCCTGTTGATGAGATCAAACTAATACCCCTGAAGTGTTATGGCCGCGGCCATAAACTGGTTCCCTTGGATGAGCTGCCGTTATTCCAGTACCTCAAGCGACAGGCTGCATTACAAGGGGAAGCG GCTGCCGGAGAACGAGGGAGCGCACCTCAGGAGCACCAT CATTCACCTGATCAATTATCTGATGCGGAGCACAACAAGGATATTGGTAGTTCTGATGGCTCCCATGAGATGCCACTTGGTGCACCTGCTTTGAATGTTGGCTTGGAGCTAATGCAAC CTGCCCAAGAAAGGAGTGAAGTCCTGTGTCAGCCATCAACCTCACAG CAGTCACCAGGGCCCCAATCTCTGCCCTTGGCTGACCGACACCGCTACATACCACACACGTCTGGTCCACCAACTTCCTGTGACCACCAAACGGACAGGCCCAGTCGTCATTCATCGGGGTCTG ATTGTCATGGAGGTGCGCGAAGAAAAATGCCGGCAACATCTCCTACTAGAGGACAAGACGTGTCTCGGTCTGCAAGGAAGGCACAGCCTCCTGCCAAAAAGGCTGCCCTTGACCATCCTAAGGACCACAGCTCATGGGCAGAGTTCTTCCCCAAAGGTGTTACTCGTGACCCCATTGATGACTCGGAGGGTGATCTGAGCATCTGCAGAGATGCTGAAGCACAGCACTGTG AGTCGGACAGTCCATCTACAGGGGGGAAACCTGCAGCAGCGGTCAAGGACGAGCCCATGGAGACGGAAGAATCCGAAGAACCGAAGAAG GATGAGGTAGAGTCCGAAGACTACAAGATGGCTCGGGACCCCGTCTTCCTCGTGCACCCGCAGAGTGAGGCTGCCTGCATCGCACTTGGAGAGCTCATCCAGGGAGATACGGCCAAGAAGGATAAGGGTGCCCAAGACGAGGGCAACTGA